A single window of Oceanococcus atlanticus DNA harbors:
- a CDS encoding vWA domain-containing protein, protein MKPNILFFLGIAALSACARSDNTSTPVPPPSSASAHELTQDAAVLPAPKPQRAERAAMAQAQAMPEARFADQAVSMGKMVGLAVPPMPAANAAGEGYAPLAENRFQQVALSPLSTFGLDVDTASYSNVRRFLSQGQLPPVDAVRIEELINYFDYPLSATASEHPLSISTESAAAPWNPAHRLVMVGVKARDLNAAERPPNRLVFLLDTSGSMSNANKLPLLKRSFQILIEQLRAQDSVAIVTYAGSAGLVLPPTSGAHKEAIYAALNRLSAGGSTAGAQGLELAYEVAAKQFVEAANNRVILATDGDFNVGQRSEGDLIRLIESRRDQGVFLSVLGFGSGNYQEAKMQQLSSHGNGTHHYIDSDREADRVFRDKLQGTLYTVAKDAKIQLEWNPQQVAEYRLIGYENRLLNAEEFVDDRKDAGDVGAGHSITVLYEVVPASGANATAAPLRYQEQRPRPAHATELGLIKLRYKPAKAERSVEMTQVIASTARAGDNLAWAAAVAELGMLLRGSEHRAQANYDDLLRRVEAQAGDDALRREFVGLVRQAKVASQSQLGLNQPGQFSPGQ, encoded by the coding sequence ATGAAGCCAAACATCCTGTTTTTCCTGGGTATCGCCGCCTTGAGCGCATGTGCCCGCAGCGACAACACCAGCACCCCGGTGCCGCCGCCATCGTCAGCGTCGGCGCATGAACTGACCCAGGACGCCGCCGTGTTGCCGGCGCCCAAGCCGCAGCGCGCAGAACGGGCAGCAATGGCGCAAGCGCAAGCCATGCCTGAGGCTCGCTTCGCTGATCAAGCGGTGAGCATGGGTAAGATGGTGGGCCTCGCGGTGCCGCCCATGCCTGCGGCCAATGCGGCGGGTGAAGGCTATGCGCCGCTTGCGGAGAACAGGTTTCAGCAGGTTGCTCTGTCGCCGTTGTCGACCTTCGGTCTGGATGTGGATACCGCCAGCTACAGCAATGTGCGGCGTTTTCTCAGCCAGGGCCAGCTGCCGCCGGTGGATGCGGTGCGCATCGAGGAACTGATCAATTATTTCGATTACCCACTGAGTGCCACGGCCTCGGAGCATCCCTTGTCGATCAGCACCGAATCGGCAGCGGCGCCGTGGAATCCGGCTCACCGCCTGGTCATGGTCGGGGTCAAGGCCCGCGACCTGAATGCCGCCGAGCGCCCGCCCAACCGTCTGGTGTTCCTGCTCGACACCTCCGGTTCCATGAGCAACGCCAACAAGCTGCCATTGCTCAAGCGTTCCTTCCAGATTCTGATCGAGCAGTTGCGCGCCCAGGACAGCGTGGCCATCGTGACCTATGCCGGCAGCGCCGGCCTGGTTTTGCCGCCCACCTCCGGGGCACACAAGGAGGCCATCTATGCCGCCCTAAACCGGCTCAGCGCGGGCGGCAGCACGGCCGGTGCGCAGGGCCTGGAGCTGGCCTATGAGGTTGCCGCCAAGCAGTTCGTCGAGGCGGCCAACAACCGCGTGATCCTGGCCACGGACGGCGATTTCAATGTCGGCCAGCGCAGCGAGGGCGATCTGATTCGCCTGATCGAATCGCGCCGAGATCAGGGCGTCTTTCTCAGCGTGCTGGGCTTTGGCAGCGGCAATTACCAGGAAGCCAAGATGCAGCAGTTGTCGAGTCACGGTAACGGCACCCACCACTATATCGACAGCGATCGCGAGGCGGATCGGGTGTTTCGCGACAAGCTCCAGGGCACGCTGTATACGGTGGCTAAGGACGCCAAGATTCAGCTCGAGTGGAACCCGCAGCAGGTGGCCGAATATCGTTTGATTGGCTATGAGAACCGGCTGCTCAATGCCGAAGAATTTGTCGATGACCGCAAGGATGCCGGGGATGTCGGCGCCGGACACAGCATCACCGTGCTGTACGAGGTTGTCCCGGCCAGCGGCGCAAACGCCACAGCCGCGCCGCTGCGCTATCAGGAGCAGCGTCCACGCCCGGCCCACGCCACCGAGCTGGGGCTTATCAAGTTGCGTTACAAGCCGGCCAAGGCTGAGCGCAGCGTGGAGATGACTCAGGTGATTGCCAGCACTGCGCGGGCGGGCGATAACCTGGCCTGGGCTGCGGCGGTGGCTGAACTGGGTATGCTGCTGCGCGGATCGGAGCACCGCGCGCAGGCCAACTACGATGACCTGCTGCGCCGGGTGGAGGCCCAGGCCGGGGACGATGCATTGCGCCGCGAATTTGTCGGGCTGGTTCGTCAGGCCAAGGTGGCGTCACAATCGCAGCTGGGTTTGAATCAGCCGGGACAATTTTCACCGGGGCAGTGA